CAGGAAAGATAgatctcaaaaagaaaaaaaaaaggtttgaaaatagtattaaaatcaagttttaaaAGTAACAAAACTAATGAGAAAATCAAATGGAATTACTGGTTCTTTGCATTTGATTTCtatccttcaatttttttttcaaacatatGGGTTATGCAATTCTTTATCGgagttgtaaaataattttttaattcttttaattacattttgattaattatttctttttatattttcacaAACTTAAGGCACGTACTAGGACAATAGGCCACTTGAGAAATAACCTCCACTCATTATAGATTGGGTAGTCATTAGAAGCTCCACCTCTCGATTTGATTATCCATCTAGATACAGAGTAGCTGCACAAAGAAACTAGCCACTCGTTCCTAAGAAGGATGCCATCATTGATTCCTCCAGGCACTTGATCTCTTGCTAAGAACGTGATTCTTTTAATAACCAAATCTCACGTGGATTCAACTACTTCGTGCCATGATTAAGAAGGAATGACAAAACATGTTCCATCACAGACATCCTCTCCACGAGTCTCATAATGATGGCTTGATAGTAGATCTGCCACATTAATGCTACCTAACACCAGACCTCACTTGTAAATAACTCCCAAGACGATGAAGAAAGGATCGACTCCTCAACATTCTAGCCTACACTCTGTCACCTTGCCCCAACCCATCTTTAACACCACTACCTCCACTCTCAACATGCTCTGACTCTCTGTCCATATAGGATGAATCGACTTTCATCATCTCCACCACTATCTCTTTGTATCTCCTTGTTAATCTCACATGTCAACAATTTTCTACAATTATTagtaataaaaaaagttattttacacttggtttttatttttatttaaaatttatgtcatattaattattttttataatttataatgtctACATCAACATCGTTAGTGTCATCTCATCAATTTGGATGATTtttattaacaatattaattaatttacctatttgCTTCCCTTTTAaaacaatattaattaatttacctatttgCTTCCCTTTTAAAAATAGAGACTTGATTGCTTCATAGTTTTTAGTAGGACTTGCTTCTTTTCTTATTGATAATACAGGGACCGGGTGGATACTTTCACCAACTTAAGTTTATTATATGGAGACTTGGCGAACGTGGCAGACATTCAGTCGCCTGTAAAATTATATTCCATGACAGCCCTGTCAGTTTAGGAAAGAATTGCCtccaaacttttgacattttgcTAATGTTCCCGCCATTTTCTCCGCTCGTATCATAGATGAAATGTCCCTACGAAATGTTCaaccaaaaaacaaaagaaaaaaaaaaaaccttgaaaagttggggaaaaaaaaaacttttacccCAAAGACCCAGCAACAGTGGGTAAGCAATGGGAATCAAAGATCTGCTTAGGTTCATGAAACCTTTCATTGAACCGGTTCACATCAAGAAATACGCGGGCAAGCGGGTATTTCATTTTATTCTCTTTAGCtacttccttttttcttttgcttctgTTTTTCGTTCCTCTCAAAATATATGCTTTTGTGCAAGTTTTGCAGGTGGGTATTGATGCTTATTCATGGTTACATAAAGGAGGTATTTTTggttcatttcttttttttttcctaaaagaaaatttgtaagtgaaaatgaaatgaataggCTGAATtgatttttgcaaaaaaaattgcAGTGTATTCATGTAGCATGGAGATTTGTTTGGATTCAAACAGTGAAAAGAAATTGCGATACGTAGCTTACTTTATGCACAGAGTCAATCTTCTTCGTCATCATAAGATAACCCCCGTTGTTGTTTTTGATGGTGCAAATATTCCCTGCAAGGCTGCCACTGAAAATGAAAGATACAGGTTTGTTTAAATGACTTTAAAGACTAAATATTGCATTATACTGAGAATGTAGCTATTTCATAATAGTAGCATGGTTTTGACTCTAGGAGGAGGAAAGAGAACCGGGAACTGGCAATTGCTAAGCTTAAAGAGGGAGATGTTCAAGGTGCAACTGAGCTTTTCCAGGTTTCATTTTATCTTCCTTGTGCCTTTAATCCAAGGTTTTGAACTACTCATTAGCCCATATGCATTCTTAATTTGTCTCTTATTTAATAATGCATGTGCATTGCTAATGTTTGGTCCTTTCTCTTTTGATTCTATTGAAATTTCATCTTGAGAAAATTCTTGCACTGTTAAGCACCCAGGAATCGATACCAAAATATTGgaaaaaagaattaaaacttataGGGTGCCAAAAGGTTAATATagcaaagaagagagaaaataatTTATAGACTGAGAATAGTAACTGATAACACTATAGTTTTGGCAAtccaaaaattagaaaatattgtAGTAACAGAAGAGAAGGGAAGCTTAGACTGCCAGAGTGTTAATGTAGCTCCTTGAAACTCAAGGCATCTGgagattatataaaaattactttGGTTTTATTAGATTTTCCTTGAAGATTATAGGATGGACCATTGCTTATGCACCTTGTAGTACTgaatgctactcttggaaatttACTGAGAAATATTTAGATCCTGTCAAGATTGCATGAGAAATATGAAGTAAATTTTCAGTACTGATTCTGGCCACTACAAATAACGGTTCACTTATTTAGACTTCTCCCAGGATTGTATGTGAGAATGACTAATGCCTGTCTGTTTTTGATCTGGGTTTGAACTGTATAATCAGGCCATTTTAAATGGTTCATCAATCACTTCTGTTTAGTACTTTAAAGTTTCATATTGAGTGTCATTTCTCCTAACATCAAgggaatatttttattattgtttgcttagattttgcattattttttgttttctacTAATTCTGGCATCTTTATGGATGATTAATTAGCTGTTAAAATTTGTGGTCTCATTGTTCTTTCTTTGTCCATCTTGTAGAGAGCAGTGGGCATCACTCCAGCCATGGCAAATCAATTGATTCAGGTAAAACATTTTTAATACAGATTAGCAAAGCCTCTGcattttcatatcattttctGTGACTTTTGCTCATCATAAAAGTTTAGAATATTTCTCATTCCTGTTCCATTTGCATCCTTTCCAAACTTGCATTGTTACTTTTTCAGATCCTGAAATCAGAGAATGTTGAATTTGTGGTAGCTCCATATGAGGCTGATGCACAGCTAGCATATTTGGCCACTCTTGAGGCTGAAAAAGGTGGAGTAGTGTCAGTGATTACAGAAGACAGTGACCTAATAGCATATGGTTGTCCAGCTGTAAGAACTTCAAAACTATGATATGGTGTGCCGATGGAGGTCTTCTGCTCTCCTGATGACTTCTGTGTACTTTGTTGATTATCTGAGTTGTTGGCTTTATCTTTGTTTTCATACATTTTCCATTAACAGGTCACATTTAAAATGGACCGTTATGGCAATGGAGAAGAGCTGGTTCTGTCAAAAGTTTTTGATTCTGTATCCAGTAAACCTTCCTTCAGAAATTTTGATAAAGAATTGTTTACAGGTAACCTTTGTTTTGACTCTTCAAAGCTATGCTCTTTAAGTTTACACGTTATTTAAAAGCCTAGGCTGTCAAGAATATAACTTTCACGAGAATCAGGTTAGAAACATCTAATTAACACAAATCAAGAACCTTAGACCCATCTTGGGATAGGCGAGCTCTTTTAATTAGTTGAACTGGTTCAGTTTCTTGATGCACAATCAGTTGTTTTCCACTAGTATTGTAGAATTAGAAAGATCTATCTACTATTTTTGTTGAAACAAATATATGTTCTCGTTGTTTGACTCTAATAAATGCATTTGGACTCAAATTTAGGTTACCTAATGACATTTTACAGGTATGTGTGTCCTAGCTGGATGTGATTTCCTTCCATCTGTTCCTGGAATTGGTATTGTAAAGGCACATTCCTTAGTTTCCAAGTATCGGAACTTAGACCGTGTAAGTAATTTCTACATGCTTCTAACCAACAACTGCTGTGCTATTGAGTATTTCAATGTGGTTTGCATTTGACATTTGAAGATAAACTGCTGCTTCTAGGATTTAAATCATGGTGGAAATTGAATCTTGTATTTGATGAGGTCGTTTCTTTAATTGAGCATTCAAAGATCTCTAAGCTTTGGCGAAAGCTGCATCTTGCTTCTTAAGTGTGCGGGCAGAAAATTTGGAATGGCTAATTATCTATGAAATTTTACTTAGTGCAACCACTAACAATCATTTAAATAGAGATTTTTGAATAATGGTGATGCTATTATTTCTTGAGTTAGTCTAGTATGAAGACCTTCAATCCGGAAACAAATTGAAAGGGAGCTTTTATTTTCAAAGGATGTCCGTGCATGTACTTTAGTTTGGAAGCATAAGCAAGAGAAATTAGCCAATAAGGAAGTAAGTAATTATCGCTCAATCTAATGGCCTTTCATGCAGAAAAAAATAGTGACCCAGAAATAAATGGAAATGTTTTTTCTTTGTCTCTAGAGCATGAAGCCGGCATGTCATTTGCATCATGTTAAAATTGTTGTTCCGACCGATGACAGGATCTGGAATTGATATTCCCATTAAGGGCAGCTATacgaaattttgtttttgaaaatctaTATGATGTATATAGTCATGTCATTATTATTTAAAGTCTGTAttttgttgatatatatatattacaggTTTTATCAGTTTTGAAGATTGAGAAGGGCAGTCAGATGCCAGAAGATTACACCAAATCGTTCAAAGAAGCACTTGCAGTTTTTCAGCATGCCAGAATGTTTGTAGGCTGGAAATAGAATTTCTTCATTGATTCTTGGCTTGATTTTATCaacttttttctttcaattttcttttgcaGATATGATGCTGAAATCAGGGAGCTGAAACATATTAAACCTCTTACAGAACAACTTCTGCAATATCTAGATGAAGGGCTTGATTTCCTGGGACCGTATCCTTTTTTTGTTCTTCATTTCTTCTATTTCTAATTTACAAtgcaaagaaaaagtaaaagaaggAAAAGAGGCAAAAAATAGAGAACAGCGTAAACACATGGTAGGTGGAAGAAATAGAGGAAATTGAGAAAGAAACTGATGCGACCAAGAGGTGAAATTATTTGCTAATATCTAATACATAAATTTCAATTATCCTAATTTGAAAATATTGCTAAAACTACGAGTTGATGGCATGTAATTTTTCCCTTGACCAAGTAAAAATGGTACCAGAAAAATCCCTCCATCAGTGGCAGTTGCGATTGCTGAAGGAAAGTTAGACCCCACTACAATGGAAGCCTTTGACTGTAATAATATAGAGCCTGCTAAGTTTCAAAATTCTGTTGAAACTACTGATAATTCCAGACAAGCAAGCTGCTTCGTGGTATTTTCTTCACATAAAACCAGAGAAAAAAGGAAGACAGGCAAGTTCTTTTAACATACTTGACATCTAATGCTAGAGAAATGTGTTCATATAAATGTCATACTAACTTTTTATAATACAAAGTTTCTTGTTTCAGTGGAATAAACTTGATGTACCTGCATTTTGAGAGTTCCCATCTTATTTTAAATGGAAtatccttaaaatatttacagtgaaaataaaatttatctcaCTTTGATAAATATCTTTTTTTTCAAGGCTTAGTTTATTTGTTGATATTAGTGGTATACTTAAAATCTGCTTGTTCTTGCAAAATGTTGCGTTTACTGAATAACAAATTTTATATGTCAAGCTCATGCATGTATAATATCTGTACATAATGGCAGCCAAGCCAGGAAATTAGAAagcttttatttatgtgttttgtgCTGGTATGTTTTCTGGTAGCAGGTACAATGAGCATGAAGCAAGTTGTAGTTTCAACTGAAAGCAAGTATTTTAAAGATGCTGGATTGGAAAAATTAGCATTTCCAGTAAAAGCTGGTCCGAAAAATGAGAATATGGTTTTAGAGGAAACTCCATTGAAGGTTCCAAATAATAACCCTTTCAAGAAGagaaaatttgatgaaatgacTGAACTAGTTTCATCAAAAGGCGAAGATGAGAAGTTGGAAATGTCATGTATTTTTCCTGATGATAGTCAATTGACATTTCCTGACAACAGTAGTTTAAGTGATGCCGGGAAGCTTGAAATCTCTAATCAGATAGTTAGCATTGCTGAACAAATTTTAATGGTGAGTGAGGTAGAATGTTGTGAGACCTTGTGCATCAATATGGGATCCCAAGAAAGTGTCAGCTCTAAGCCAAACAGAGTGTACATTGAAAGAAAAAGAGGTCAAAATGACAAGCTGAAGAGCAGTAATTGCAACAGGTCAGGGACTAAGAACACTATTTTGAACTTTGCTCGTGTGTGATCATCCTATCTGTTTAATTCAAACAACTGATGCCACATTGACATCTGTACTGTTTAACCTGTATACTAGTTGGAGCAATTTATTATGCAGATATCTTATTAGAGATTACTAGAGCGATGAACTAAGAAGCATTAGTATGCTTTTATTGATTAAGCCAGGAAGGAAAGAACATACTATGGGAGGACTAAAGCATAGAAATGGCCTCACCATACTTGGTTTCTTCCATGAGCACTTACTCTACATGACTGAGACATAAACTCTGCCCGCTTAATGTTTTTTCCGAGTAAGAATCTGTTTGAACCAGTAAGCTGACATCTTTGGGTACCTCTTGAGGGTAGAGTAATCAACATACACAATGCCAAACCTTGAAGTGTAGCCTAATCTCCATTCAAAATTGTCCAGCAATGACCATGCAAAGTAGCCAATAACGTTTGCTCCGTTGTCGACAGCCTTTTTCAGTTGAGTCAGGTAAGCCTTGTAGTAGTTCATCCTTGTAGTGTCATGCAATCCTTGGGCAAGTGTCACGTTCCCTGGGTCATCCATGCCTAtagaaccaaaaaagaaaaaaaaaaaacactaaccATATGAGATTCAAATCAACAGTACACTAtgaaatttaattaagttaaactAAATCATACCATTCTCAGACAAAATTACTGTTGGATTTCCATACTTTTCCTTTATATACATCAAACATTTGTACAATCCCCAAGGTACATTGTAGAGCCAAGGAGAATATGCCTGCAAGCAATAAGATAATCATATCAAATGAATTCAACACCTATTCTGCTGGAGCCAATATCCCCAATGTGATTTCTCCTAGACTTACTCTTGGACCAATTGCCACTCCTCTTTTTGCATCTGCACAGATGACAAAAACAACAGTTCAAGCCTTAGAGCATATGCATTAGGATACAACTAATCGCATTTCCAAACAACAAGCCGAGTGTCTTACAAGCAAACCCAGCATTCCAATCTTGCTGATAGCCTGGAACTTTTGGTTTAGACTGATGTGGGTCATATATATAGTAAGTAGTGTACTGGTTAATGCCCACAAAGTCAAATGATCCTTTCACCATCTTCACCTCTTCTTTTGAGAACTTGGGTAGCCTGTTGCCCACGATCACTTGCATTGTTCTTGGATACTCTCCATATACAAGGGGATGGATAAACCTGAACAATTGCAAAAGGCAGTATATTACAGATTCATTCAAATATATAGCAATGATCTGAAATCTGTAATTTTCTTTTGTGCTTTTTTATTGCTCTTTAGTGCAATGATATATGAGATTACAAGTTTAGGTTCTTCCATGTCAAGAATGAAGGGACATGGTCACACTTTTTGCTCTTTGAGCTAACTATGTATATCTTGCTATTTAGACCCTTACCATCCAACATGGAAGTCTATTGCTCTTTGAGCCGCATATCTGTCAGCTTTTGATCTAGTAAGAGGTTCGTACCAAACAAAATCCAAGAGAATTCCAATCCTTCCCTTTTGTTTTTGCtgaaaatgcatgcatttgtCAGTCAAGATTAAGCATTCGATGTGCTCTAACGGTTCAAAGCAGAGATACTAAATCATTCATCCTATCTTATTAGCAAAACAATGGCTCTTACTTGGTGCTCTTCGCGGTATATCTGTGCCGCAGCTGCATGGGCTAAAATCAAATGATGTGTTGCGATGTAAGGCTCGGTTCCGGAATTGCCCGCCGTACAGTTTCCATATGGTTTGGAGCATCTTCCAGGAGCAAAGAAGCCATTATCATAGCCGAGTGCAGCAACTACTCTGGGTTCATTGAATGTCGTCCACTGCTTCACCCTGTCTCCATAGGTCTTGAAACAAAAGTCCGCAAAATAAGCAAAATCTTTCCTGAAAATCATAAagtatttatcaaaattttagtcATATAATTAGGTAATATGTAATAGCTTAAAACTACAAATCCCAGAAATCCTAGTTCCACTACCGAGCAAAATGAAAAACTCCATAAAATATACAggaataaagaaaaatgaatgatgttaaatattaaattcagaaatattaataaattaaaaaatatttaaaatgagaATATAATTAAATGTATGACATGATGGCTCATACACTGATTGGTAACTCAACCACCCCATGTATTTCTTCTCAAGTGCTTCAGGAAAATCATAGTGATTAAGATTGACATAAGGAGTGATGCCTGCAAAGTAAGTCCAAATATATTAGATATTTATAATGATTATTAGGTATGTCTTTATATTGATTCAATACTAAACCAAAATTACCTCTTTTTAGCAAGTAGTTGATTAAGTTGTTGTAGTATTCAACTCCCTTCCAGTTTACCTTCCCAGTCCCATCTAAGTACaaacaaaatgatgaaaaattaaatttattcccTGTCATGAAAACTTATGTTATTatatggtaaaagtatcataaaggCCCTATATTAgtagtcaaattgcattttatcccctttacttaaaaaatatataaattagtccttgtatGTTATATCAAAGAGTACATTtatcctttttgttaaaaatttcatctatttatactattaaaaattggaaTGACTAACAGAACAACAAGGTAGTGATGCTCGGCGTGCCATGTGTATCTCATATTGATGTACATGAATCAacatttaatagtagaaatggatgaaatttttaacagaaagaccAATTTACTCTCTGATCTAacatacaaggactaaattgctctttttttgagttaaaaaattaaaatataatttgactctTAGTACAAAGAcctttatgatac
This window of the Gossypium hirsutum isolate 1008001.06 chromosome A09, Gossypium_hirsutum_v2.1, whole genome shotgun sequence genome carries:
- the LOC107888799 gene encoding exonuclease 1 isoform X2; translation: MEICLDSNSEKKLRYVAYFMHRVNLLRHHKITPVVVFDGANIPCKAATENERYRRRKENRELAIAKLKEGDVQGATELFQRAVGITPAMANQLIQILKSENVEFVVAPYEADAQLAYLATLEAEKGGVVSVITEDSDLIAYGCPAVTFKMDRYGNGEELVLSKVFDSVSSKPSFRNFDKELFTGMCVLAGCDFLPSVPGIGIVKAHSLVSKYRNLDRVLSVLKIEKGSQMPEDYTKSFKEALAVFQHARIYDAEIRELKHIKPLTEQLLQYLDEGLDFLGPKIPPSVAVAIAEGKLDPTTMEAFDCNNIEPAKFQNSVETTDNSRQASCFVVFSSHKTREKRKTGTMSMKQVVVSTESKYFKDAGLEKLAFPVKAGPKNENMVLEETPLKVPNNNPFKKRKFDEMTELVSSKGEDEKLEMSCIFPDDSQLTFPDNSSLSDAGKLEISNQIVSIAEQILMVSEVECCETLCINMGSQESVSSKPNRVYIERKRGQNDKLKSSNCNRSGTKNTILNFARV
- the LOC107888799 gene encoding exonuclease 1 isoform X1; translation: MGIKDLLRFMKPFIEPVHIKKYAGKRVGIDAYSWLHKGVYSCSMEICLDSNSEKKLRYVAYFMHRVNLLRHHKITPVVVFDGANIPCKAATENERYRRRKENRELAIAKLKEGDVQGATELFQRAVGITPAMANQLIQILKSENVEFVVAPYEADAQLAYLATLEAEKGGVVSVITEDSDLIAYGCPAVTFKMDRYGNGEELVLSKVFDSVSSKPSFRNFDKELFTGMCVLAGCDFLPSVPGIGIVKAHSLVSKYRNLDRVLSVLKIEKGSQMPEDYTKSFKEALAVFQHARIYDAEIRELKHIKPLTEQLLQYLDEGLDFLGPKIPPSVAVAIAEGKLDPTTMEAFDCNNIEPAKFQNSVETTDNSRQASCFVVFSSHKTREKRKTGTMSMKQVVVSTESKYFKDAGLEKLAFPVKAGPKNENMVLEETPLKVPNNNPFKKRKFDEMTELVSSKGEDEKLEMSCIFPDDSQLTFPDNSSLSDAGKLEISNQIVSIAEQILMVSEVECCETLCINMGSQESVSSKPNRVYIERKRGQNDKLKSSNCNRSGTKNTILNFARV
- the LOC107888800 gene encoding beta-glucosidase 44 isoform X2 encodes the protein MRVQMHWWVALIICIHGAAATEQPETVNFDTEGLSREAFPKGFLFGTAASAFQVEGMTHGDGRGPSIWDVFIKTPGIVANNGTADVTVDQYHRYKEDVDLMSKLNFDAYRFSISWTRIFPDGTGKVNWKGVEYYNNLINYLLKRGITPYVNLNHYDFPEALEKKYMGWLSYQSVKDFAYFADFCFKTYGDRVKQWTTFNEPRVVAALGYDNGFFAPGRCSKPYGNCTAGNSGTEPYIATHHLILAHAAAAQIYREEHQQKQKGRIGILLDFVWYEPLTRSKADRYAAQRAIDFHVGWFIHPLVYGEYPRTMQVIVGNRLPKFSKEEVKMVKGSFDFVGINQYTTYYIYDPHQSKPKVPGYQQDWNAGFAYAKRGVAIGPRAYSPWLYNVPWGLYKCLMYIKEKYGNPTVILSENGMDDPGNVTLAQGLHDTTRMNYYKAYLTQLKKAVDNGANVIGYFAWSLLDNFEWRLGYTSRFGIVYVDYSTLKRYPKMSAYWFKQILTRKKH
- the LOC107888800 gene encoding beta-glucosidase 44 isoform X1, giving the protein MRVQMHWWVALIICIHGAAATEQPETVNFDTEGLSREAFPKGFLFGTAASAFQVEGMTHGDGRGPSIWDVFIKTPGILRIVANNGTADVTVDQYHRYKEDVDLMSKLNFDAYRFSISWTRIFPDGTGKVNWKGVEYYNNLINYLLKRGITPYVNLNHYDFPEALEKKYMGWLSYQSVKDFAYFADFCFKTYGDRVKQWTTFNEPRVVAALGYDNGFFAPGRCSKPYGNCTAGNSGTEPYIATHHLILAHAAAAQIYREEHQQKQKGRIGILLDFVWYEPLTRSKADRYAAQRAIDFHVGWFIHPLVYGEYPRTMQVIVGNRLPKFSKEEVKMVKGSFDFVGINQYTTYYIYDPHQSKPKVPGYQQDWNAGFAYAKRGVAIGPRAYSPWLYNVPWGLYKCLMYIKEKYGNPTVILSENGMDDPGNVTLAQGLHDTTRMNYYKAYLTQLKKAVDNGANVIGYFAWSLLDNFEWRLGYTSRFGIVYVDYSTLKRYPKMSAYWFKQILTRKKH